The genome window GACTgtttcaattataatttaaatacaaaCACTTTGTTTCAAGCTTTACTCAATATGTTAGAAGGGAATTCTAAAATTACGTAGTAATAACTATTcattatataatataagtttatgAGTAAAATATAGCAAAATACGAAACTTCAActaattttaatagtaaaatttggGCAAAAATACTATTTACACGTAAGGATCACTGTcaatttagtttatatattttggCTATAGtcaatttaattgatattattttcaacttattgTTAATTTGTAAGTTAAAAATATCTTAGTTCAAATTGACTGCAACCGTAATAATACCATAATATAagataaggactaaaataatagtgaaatctTGGCCTAAATTTTGAATCGCTTTTTTCGAGTTAGATCGAGCAATAAAATCGTGGACAAAAGCTCCAGCTCCTGAAGTTACCTTTTCGGCTTCCGTTCCGTCTATCCCAATTCCCAACAACTTCACCTCGCTCCAGAAAAGCAAACCCTAGCTCTAGCTCCAGCTCCAGCAAAGTCTTCTAATGGAACCCGAAGGATCAACTAAGTCAAAACgcaagagaaagagagtggAACTGGAAGTCTCTCCCGAAGAACAAGAACACGAACACTCAGACGCAGCGGTGGACAGGATCAGTAATCTTCCGGACTCTATTCTGTGCCACATCCTTTCCTTCCTTCCAACCAAAGAAGCCGTCGCCACAAGCATTTTGTCTAGCAGTTGGAAGCCCCTCTGGACTCTGGTCCCAGCACTCGACCTCGACACTCAATTATCGGTCAGCCAGAGCCAGTGTTTGGATAGTAATAATCGCACGCAATCGGTAAGCTTTTTTACACATATCGTTTCCAGAGTTTTGGCTCTAAACAAAGCACCAGTCCTCCGAGATTTTTGCCTCACATGCCATTCTCGTTGTGACCCTTTACATCTTGAAACTTGGATCCTCACGGCCATAGCGCGTGATGTCCAGCAACTCCAACTTGACATTTGCCTTGATGGGTTTATCAAGGACGAATTTTACAGTGGGGAACTTTTCGTGTTGCCCCAAAGCTTTTTTTCCTGCAAAACAGTAGTGATTCTGGAAttatggaatggaattaaggtTGATCCTCCTTCATCCTTTGAATTCCCGAGCCTAAAGGATCTGCGTCTGGTTCACGTTTTTTTTCGCAATGGTGACTGTGTCCAAAGGCTCCTCAGTGGCTGCCCAGTCCTCCAAGATTTAAAACTTTGCAGTGATAGTCGGAGTGGTCTAATCAGATTTGACATAAGGGTACCTACGCTGAAATATTTATGTCTCCAATTTCTAACCTTTGAACCCAGCCTTCCTGATTACAAACTTGCGATATGCGCCCCAGCTCTTAAGTGCTTCCATTTTGATGGCGATTTGCGCCACGTCgtttttcttgaaaaactagCCAATTTAGTTGAAGCAGGTGTATGGATTCATCCATTTATATGTACTAGAGAGGCATGGACAAAAGGATATCAGATAGGTTATGGG of Quercus lobata isolate SW786 chromosome 8, ValleyOak3.0 Primary Assembly, whole genome shotgun sequence contains these proteins:
- the LOC115955340 gene encoding F-box/LRR-repeat protein At3g26922-like isoform X1 — encoded protein: MEPEGSTKSKRKRKRVELEVSPEEQEHEHSDAAVDRISNLPDSILCHILSFLPTKEAVATSILSSSWKPLWTLVPALDLDTQLSVSQSQCLDSNNRTQSVSFFTHIVSRVLALNKAPVLRDFCLTCHSRCDPLHLETWILTAIARDVQQLQLDICLDGFIKDEFYSGELFVLPQSFFSCKTVVILELWNGIKVDPPSSFEFPSLKDLRLVHVFFRNGDCVQRLLSGCPVLQDLKLCSDSRSGLIRFDIRVPTLKYLCLQFLTFEPSLPDYKLAICAPALKCFHFDGDLRHVVFLEKLANLVEAGVWIHPFICTREAWTKGYQIGYGDRVFRLLKALNKAKSLTLYPGKKQCVDFGSIYPSRFKNLVRLNFTLQKSNWHVLQALLRVSPNLEVLVIDKLYSRTNQLCSMEPFDGPGYVSSQLTTFRFNQYKGSKYEVEFVKYILKEARVLKTATISVCDTALKESVIEELSKFPRSSTTCLLTVEVQH
- the LOC115955340 gene encoding F-box/LRR-repeat protein At3g26922-like isoform X2 yields the protein MEPEGSTKSKRKRKRVELEVSPEEQEHEHSDAAVDRISNLPDSILCHILSFLPTKEAVATSILSSSWKPLWTLVPALDLDTQLSVSQSQCLDSNNRTQSVSFFTHIVSRVLALNKAPVLRDFCLTCHSRCDPLHLETWILTAIARDVQQLQLDICLDGFIKDEFYSGELFVLPQSFFSCKTVVILELWNGIKVDPPSSFEFPSLKDLRLVHVFFRNGDCVQRLLSGCPVLQDLKLCSDSRSGLIRFDIRVPTLKYLCLQFLTFEPSLPDYKLAICAPALKCFHFDGDLRHVVFLEKLANLVEAGVWIHPFICTREAWTKGYQIGYGDRVFRLLKALNKAKSLTLYPGKKQCVDFGSIYPSRFKNLVRLNFTLQKSNWHVLQALLRVSPNLEVLVIDKLYSRTNQLCSMEPFDGPGYEARVLKTATISVCDTALKESVIEELSKFPRSSTTCLLTVEVQH